CTTCCGCTCCTTCGATGTCGGATACGAGCTGGTATTCGGAGATCCCGTGCCGTTCGATGAGGTGCTCGAGGGTCGTGCCCTCCACCTCGACGACCGCGTTGTCGGCATCGCTGGCCACGCGGCCGACTGCCGTGTCCGCTGCCAGGTCCAGGGCGACAGGCTCGCCAGGTGCCGCCTCGTAGTGCACGGCCGCGTTCGCGATCACCGTGTTGCGATCGCATCGGTTGAGGGCGAGGTTGCCACGAAGAGGATCGACGAGTCGCGGGTTCGCTTCGACCGCCACGACCTTTCGTTCCTCAGCGACCTTCCTTCGGACGTGGCAAGTGATCACACCGAGGCTGGCTCCCAGTTCGACCACGTCACAATCGGGCAGGAGATAGCGTTCGGCGAAACGGATCTCCGCCGACTCGTAGATTCCGAAGTAGAGCTGCGCCTTCGTCCGCGGCTGCACGGCGTGAGACGAGGTGTCGAACACGAATCCGCGACTCGGGATCCGATCGTGGAAGAACCGGCCGAGCCCGCGCCCGATGAGGGGGTGCGTCAACACCTCGGCAACGGCACGTTTGATCGGCAAAGGAAGCTTCGACATCACTCGAGACCTCGGAAAGTTCGCAGATACTACGGGGGGCCCCAAGCGGTGTAAAGCGCGTCAGAAGGGCGCAGTGCGCCGCTACGGGGCATGGCTCAACTCGAGATCGCGTCCGGTCGAAGCGTCACTGCTATCCTCCATGCTCTCCATGCGAGGCTCACCCGGAGCTTGGACTGCGGGGTCGGGGCGAAGAATTGTCGAACGCAAGCGGTACGTTGATTCTCGTCGTCATTACGGCTGGCTTGTTCGCGCATCTCCTGGTGCTCCTGACGGCACGCCGAATCAACCCGATGTTCATGTTCGCGGCCGCCTTCCTGGTCCTCGCGCCGTTGTCCACGTCGCTCGAACTGCCCCACGCGCACCTGATCAAGTATCCGCGCATCTACTGCAGCGTCTTGATGGTCGCGATCGGTCTCTTCTACCCGCGAGCCGTGGGTCCGGGTTCCGCCTCGGTGTCGTTCTTGGGGTTCGCGATCTT
This genomic interval from Myxococcota bacterium contains the following:
- a CDS encoding FkbM family methyltransferase, with protein sequence MSKLPLPIKRAVAEVLTHPLIGRGLGRFFHDRIPSRGFVFDTSSHAVQPRTKAQLYFGIYESAEIRFAERYLLPDCDVVELGASLGVITCHVRRKVAEERKVVAVEANPRLVDPLRGNLALNRCDRNTVIANAAVHYEAAPGEPVALDLAADTAVGRVASDADNAVVEVEGTTLEHLIERHGISEYQLVSDIEGAEAGILANDHAGLQRCRRWIAEFHSGKYLDKPFDPESLCETASRAHGFELVDSYGPVVVLDRRD